GCTCCGGCCCTGTTCGCCGTGATCACGAGGCTCTTTGCCTGACGCTCGGTGACGAGCTCATAGAGATCGTCGGCCTGGGTGGCCGAGAAGTCGCGCATTGCGAAGTCGTCGAGGATCAACAACGCTGGACGCGCCCAGCGCCTGAGCCGCTGCTCGAAGGTCCGGTCCGCATGACCTCCGGCGAGATCGGCGAGCAGCCGGGAGGTCTTCGTGAACAGCGCCGAGTAACCCCGCCGGCACGCCTGGTGGCCGAGCGCCTGGGCGATCATCGTCTTGCCGACTCCGACCGGGCCATGCAAGATCACCGACTCGCCCCGCTCGAGGAACCGCAGCGTGACGAGATCGCGGATCTGGGCTGCGGGGATCTTTGCGTTGTAGGAGAAGTCGTACTCCTCGATCGAACAGGTCGCCTCAAAGCGCGCCTCCCGGACACGGCGAACGATGCTCGCTGCATCGCGCCGGGCCCGCTCGTCCTCACACAGCGACTGGAGGAACTCTGCGTGCCCGAGCTCGCCGGCACCTGCTTGTGCGAGACGGGCGTCGAGGGTCTCGAGCATCCCGGAGAGTCCGAGACTGCGCAGTGTGGTCTCGAGTTGGTGGGTCGCGGTCATGACGCGTCCTCGGCGTCGAGCTCGAAGAGGCGTTCACGGCCATGGAGGTGCGCGGGGGCGGTCGTTGCGAGGGACGACGCTTCGTCGTCGTGCTCAGTGCCGGCGACCAAGATGCCCTTCACGGTTCTGTAGGCGGGGTCGCCGACACCGATCGCCCGACGGCACGCCGCGTCGAGGCGGTCGGCCCCGTGCTTGTCGGCGAGGCCGAGCACTCCTTGCGCAGCTCGCAGGTGATGGAGCACGTTCTCCTCGAGGAGGACGGCGACGAGCTCGGTGACCGAAGGCCCGAGCTCGGACGCGCGCTTTCGGCACCAAGTCGGGGTGCGCATGAAAAACGCCACCTTCTCCGGCGGGTAGTCCGCGTAGTCGGTCTGGCGGCCGCGTTCGATCCGTGCCCAGGTCTTCACGATCGCCCCGTCGAGGAACACCTCGACCAGACGCTCGCTTTGTCTCGTGTCGACGGTCTTGCCGATCAGCCGCCACGGCACGGTGTAGAGGGCCTTGCCCACCTTTATGTAACAGTCGTTTCCGACCTTCGGTCGCGACCACGACGCCAGCTCGAACGCGACCTTGGGCAGCGGGATCAGCGCTTCGGCCTCGACGGCGGCAAAGACCGAGAGCGGTGAGGCACCCTCGAGGCTGCGGTGGTGACGGACCCCGGCGACATCGCTGCACCAGCGGAGCGCACCAGCTTGCATCTCGGCTTCGGATCTGAAGGTGCGGCCGCGCCAGAAGCTGTCGCGGACGTAGGGCATCGGGCGCTC
This window of the Acidimicrobiales bacterium genome carries:
- a CDS encoding ATP-binding protein; this translates as MTATHQLETTLRSLGLSGMLETLDARLAQAGAGELGHAEFLQSLCEDERARRDAASIVRRVREARFEATCSIEEYDFSYNAKIPAAQIRDLVTLRFLERGESVILHGPVGVGKTMIAQALGHQACRRGYSALFTKTSRLLADLAGGHADRTFEQRLRRWARPALLILDDFAMRDFSATQADDLYELVTERQAKSLVITANRAGA